In Ostrea edulis chromosome 4, xbOstEdul1.1, whole genome shotgun sequence, a single window of DNA contains:
- the LOC125669593 gene encoding serine/threonine-protein phosphatase 6 regulatory ankyrin repeat subunit B-like produces MDKVSNDKWSDRMSVAGLQPGDKEKSEDASASNSTLSSGIGSGASVKSAELDALSVGSGTVGLGKILSLSLKGEWMLLEQALRTLDRGNPDVSQKEEESGLSPLMVAVRENKLVIAERLLDLGANINDRANDSRTALHYAATFAKDDVVKLLLNRKADQMISGGPRDQLPIHMASARSSGALSIVQILLKGSSKDLRLAQDRNGCVPLFLAAEAGNTAVCKELLSQCAESQLHLQRKENGDSALHIACRRRDIEIARMLIDAGSPVDMRNEDGHTPLHIAAWEGDEAMVKYLYQMKANPNLTDKLDRVPVHIAAERGHTVIVDLLVDKCKATISARTKDGSTLMHIASQYGHPDTALTFLKKGVPLHMPNKSGAICLHTAAMRGHTNVVRALLSKGASVDAKTKDGYTALHLAVECGKPQVVQMLLGYGAQVEFKGGKAGETPLHIAARTKDGERCAEMLLKSGADVNAARENGETAMHIAGRNGQLKMIQALLEEGGDPTQQSKNGETPLHVAVRHCHLIVATELLTFVSRMSSRIDAVMLVNQQNWEGETPVHYAAELVKSMMHFEFEDTDIMRLLLQYDGDKNIQTKLTHETPLHYCARAGNEDILMEIVKHIGNTSIQSAVNKQSKNGWSPLLVASEEGHLQIVKILLQYHARVDVFDEYHGKAALHLAAENGHEQVADVLLWHKAFVNAKSKLGLTPLHLAAQNGYNELVRLLIETHGAVIDALSLAKQTPLHMAAQCGKMEVCNTLLKMRADANATDVHGQTPLHLAAENDHSDVVKLFLKHRPELVSMANTNGMTCAHIAAAKGSVAVIRELMRFNKTVVTTARNRTNNSTALHLAAAGGHKEVAEVLLKAGALATDENADGMTAIHLCAKHGHVNILDGLDGHVNWRITSKKTGLSAIHCAAHYGQVDFVREMLTKVPATVKSEHPGGGDSGLKDLGTESGLTPLHLAAQSGHEGLVRLLLNSPGVQADVSTNSQGSIPLHLAAQGGHASVVSLLLSKSTSQLHVKDKRGRTALHLAAANGHIFMVALLLGQGADINACDKNGWTALHFSAKAGYLNVVQLLTESGASPKFETKEGKVPICFAAAANHSDVLSFLMRREHNTNHLMDDKKFVFDLMVCGKNSHNKCIEEFILLSPAPVDTAAKLSNNFRILAVREKERSRDLTSAGDYCENMATELLAIAASANSAGHILKAVDCNGTPFLDVLIENEQKEVVSHPAVQKYLTDVWMGNLKWATWKIVMVFMAFLLNPIIWLMFSLPLRHRFNRVPIIKFMAYLVSHLYLMLLFLLTVVYPRSPIWQSASMIPSVYEWLLLSWLSGLLVSELTNPGDRGGLGWVKVISIGISAIGVFCHVLAFAFDTDERLLLIFIRNYFFAWALLMCFVQLLDFLSFHHLFGPWAIIIRDLLKDLTRFLVILLIFIAGFTLHLLAIYQPVYAPKTVDPSQGLGDGNGEANVSQITLIESFGLLFFSLFGLVDPDGLPTTNQSPIWVVYMAKVTFGIYMMVTLIVLINLLIAMMSDTYQRIQQQSDTEWKFGRAKLIRNMNKTSATPSPLNLFTKLFTYCRAICKHKGKLCNVHADDYVSDDDDIDAFSDSRSVDLLAHNSGWLKSVVRRNTQVAPDGGFLRVSHHTHGPLRLEDVVDWPMVVKKYQSMQGIEDIGTGLSDEDENDAVNKGVSSFEKEPIT; encoded by the exons GACAGTAGGACGGCCCTACATTATGCAGCAACCTTTGCCAAAGACGATGTGGTCAAACTTCTACTTAACAGGAAGGCGGATCAAATGATATCCGGTGGT CCCAGAGACCAGTTACCCATACACATGGCAAGTGCTCGCTCTAGTGGAGCACTATCAATTGTACAAATCCTGCTGAAAGGTTCCAGTAAAGACCTCAGACTTGCTCAGGACAGG AATGGCTGCGTCCCTCTATTTTTGGCGGCGGAGGCTGGAAACACGGCAGTCTGTAAGGAACTACTTTCTCAGTGTGCGGAATCTCAACTTCACCTGCAGAGGAAG gaGAATGGCGATAGTGCCCTTCACATCGCTTGTAGACGACGCGACATAGAAATTGCCCGGATGTTGATAGATGCAGGCTCTCCGGTAGATATGAGAAAT GAGGACGGCCACACTCCACTTCATATCGCTGCGTGGGAAGGTGACGAAGCGATGGTGAAGTACCTGTACCAGATGAAGGCAAACCCCAATCTTACTGACAAA CTTGACCGTGTTCCTGTCCACATCGCAGCTGAGCGTGGACATACTGTGATTGTTGACCTTTTGGTGGACAAGTGTAAAGCCACGATCTCTGCTCGCACCAAGGACGGTAGCACTCTCATGCACATCGCATCTCAGTATGGTCACCCAGATACCGCCCTCACTTTTCTTAAGAAAGGAGTCCCTCTTCATATGCCAAACAAG TCCGGTGCCATTTGCTTACACACAGCAGCAATGAGGGGACATACCAACGTTGTCAGAGCTCTGTTGTCCAAAGGAGCGTCAGTTGATGCCAAAACAAAA GATGGATATACAGCGCTCCATCTAGCGGTGGAGTGTGGTAAACCCCAGGTGGTTCAAATGCTGTTGGGTTATGGTGCACAAGTAGAGTTCAAAGGCGGAAAG GCCGGGGAAACTCCCCTTCACATTGCTGCTAGGACAAAAGACGGTGAAAGATGTGCAGAAATGTTGTTGAAAAGTGGAGCGGATGTTAATGCCGCCAGGGAG AATGGAGAGACCGCTATGCATATTGCTGGCAGGAATGGACAACTGAAGATGATACAGGCTCTACTGGAGGAGGGCGGAGATCCAACACAACAGTCCAAG AATGGAGAAACTCCCCTACATGTTGCTGTTCGTCACTGCCACTTGATTGTTGCTACAGAACTATTAACTTTCGTCAGCAGGATGTCGTCACGGATAGACGCCGTCATGTTGGTCAACCAGCAGAACTGG GAGGGAGAGACGCCAGTGCACTACGCAGCAGAACTTGTCAAAAGCATGATGCATTTCGAGTTTGAAGACACGGACATCATGCGATTACTTCTACAATACGATGGGGACAAAAACATACAAACTAAACTT ACTCACGAGACTCCTTTGCATTATTGTGCACGTGCGGGCAATGAGGATATTTTGATGGAGATTGTGAAACACATTGGGAACACCAGCATTCAAAGCGCAGTCAACAAACAGTCCAAG AATGGATGGTCTCCATTACTTGTGGCTAGTGAAGAAGGTCATCTTCAGATCGTAAAAATTCTCCTTCAATACCATGCACGAGTGGACGTTTTTGACGAG TATCACGGAAAAGCAGCACTCCATCTTGCAGCAGAAAACGGCCACGAACAAGTGGCTGATGTTTTATTGTGGCATAAAGCCTTTGTAAACGCGAAGTCCAAGCTGGGTTTAACACCACTCCACCTAGCGGCGCAAAATGGCTACAATGAATTAGTCCGTTTGCTAATAGAGACACATGGTGCTGTTATCGATGCTCTGTCACTG GCAAAACAGACTCCATTGCACATGGCGGCGCAGTGTGGAAAAATGGAGGTTTGCAACACGTTACTGAAAATGAGAGCAGACGCCAACGCTACCGATGTC CATGGACAAACACCTCTCCACCTAGCGGCAGAAAATGATCACTCGGACGTTGTCAAGTTGTTCCTAAAACATAGGCCAGAACTGGTCTCCATGGCAAACACG AATGGAATGACTTGTGCACACATCGCTGCAGCGAAAGGAAGCGTCGCTGTCATCCGGGAACTGATGAGGTTCAATAAGACGGTTGTGACAACTGCCAGAAACCGG ACAAATAACTCCACGGCTCTTCATCTCGCGGCAGCTGGAGGTCATAAGGAAGTTGCGGAGGTACTTTTGAAAGCGGGGGCATTAGCTACTGACGAAAATGCG GACGGAATGACGGCTATCCATCTATGTGCTAAACATGGTCACGTCAACATTCTGGATGGCTTGGATGGTCATGTAAACTGGAGAATCACCAGTAAAAAG ACTGGTCTCAGTGCTATTCACTGCGCTGCACATTACGGACAGGTGGACTTTGTACGAGAGATGCTTACAAAAGTTCCTGCCACTGTGAAGAGCGAACATCCTGGGGGAGGAGATTCTGGATTGAAGGATCTCGGAACAGAG TCAGGCTTAACGCCTCTTCATTTGGCGGCACAGTCTGGTCACGAAGGCTTGGTTCGCCTTCTGCTGAATTCACCAGGTGTCCAGGCAGACGTATCCACTAACTCTCAG GGATCCATCCCACTACACTTGGCGGCACAGGGAGGACACGCATCAGTAGTCTCGCTTCTGCTCAGTAAATCAACGTCACAACTTCATGTTAAAGACAAACGAGGACGTACGGCACTCCATCTAGCGGCCGCTAATGGTCACATCTTTATGGTTGCACTATTATTAGGCCAAGGCGCAGATATAAACGCCTGTGACAAGAACGGATGGACAGCTCTTCATTTTTCTGCTAAGGCAGGATATTTGAACGTTGTCCAACTCCTTACAGAAAGTGGTGCATCTCCAAAGTTTGAAACAAAAGAAGGAAAAGTTCCAATATGTTTCGCCGCTGCCGCTAATCACTCAGATGTACTGAGTTTTCTGATGAGACGAGAACACAACACAAATCACTTAATGGACGACAAGAAG TTCGTCTTTGACTTGATGGTGTGTGGTAAAAACAGCCACAACAAATGTATTGAGGAGTTCATCCTTTTATCACCTGCTCCAGTGGATACTGCTGCTAAACTTTCAAACAATTTTCGTATTCTCGCCGTTAGGGAAAAGGAAAGATCACGTGATTTGACTTCTGCGGGAGATTATTGTGAAAACATGGCAACAGAACTCCTAGCTATTGCAGCTAGTGCCAACAGTGCAGGTCACATTCTAAAAGCCGTTGATTGTAACGGAACACCATTTCTAGACGTTCTTATTGAGAATGAGCAGAAAGAGGTTGTTTCACACCCAGCCGTCCAGAAGTATCTAACGGATGTATGGATGGGAAATTTGAAATGGGCCACATGGAAAATTGTGATGGTGTTTATGGCCTTTCTTCTCAATCCCATTATCTGGCTTATGTTTTCGTTACCGCTACGTCATCGTTTCAATCGCGTACCTATCATCAAGTTTATGGCGTATCTTGTTAGCCACCTCTACCTTATGCTGTTATTTCTTCTAACTGTTGTTTATCCTCGCAGCCCCATCTGGCAGTCTGCTTCCATGATCCCAAGTGTTTATGAATGGCTCCTGTTGTCATGGTTATCTGGGCTCCTTGTGTCAGAGCTGACAAACCCCGGTGACAGAGGAGGACTTGGATGGGTGAAGGTAATCTCCATAGGAATAAGTGCTATTGGAGTATTTTGTCATGTGTTGGCTTTTGCCTTTGACACAGACGAGAGACTGCTTCTCATCTTCATCCGAAATTATTTCTTTGCCTGGGCTTTGTTGATGTGTTTTGTTCAGCTGTTAGACTTTTTGTCCTTCCATCATCTGTTTGGTCCCTGGGCCATCATTATCAGGGATTTACTCAAAGACTTGACTCGATTTTTAGttatattattaatatttatcgCTGGATTCACGTTGCATTTACTTGCTATATATCAGCCTGTGTATGCACCAAAGACAGTTGACCCAAGTCAAGGGCTTGGGGATGGAAATGGAGAGGCGAATGTATCACAGATAACATTGATCGAGTCGTTTGGGCTCCTCTTCTTCTCTTTGTTTGGGTTAGTGGATCCTGACGGTTTACCTACCACTAATCAGAGCCCAATATGGGTGGTATATATGGCTAAGGTGACTTTTGGAATTTACATGATGGTGACCTTGATTGTGTTGATAAACCTTCTGATCGCTATGATGTCAGACACTTATCAGCGAATCCAGCAACAATCAGACACGGAGTGGAAATTCGGACGGGCTAAACTCATCCGAAACATGAACAAAACTTCGGCGACTCCTTCTCCACTCAATCTGTTTACCAAGCTCTTCACGTACTGTAGAGCCATTTGTAAACATAAAG GAAAGCTATGTAACGTGCACGCGGATGATTACGTCAGTGATGACGATGACATAGATGCATTTTCTGATTCCCGCTCTGTGGATTTGTTGGCTCATAATTCTGGATGGTTAAAGAGTGTCGTCAGACGTAACACACAGGTCGCTCCTGATG GCGGGTTTCTTCGCGTTTCACATCATACACATGGTCCATTGAGGTTAGAAGACGTGGTGGATTGGCCGATGGTTGTAAAGAAATACCAATCCATGCAAGGCATCGAGGACATTGGGACAGGTCTCTCCGATGAGGATGAAAATGATGCCGTCAATAAGGGCGTGTCCAGTTTTGAGAAAGAACCGATTACATAG